In Capillimicrobium parvum, a genomic segment contains:
- a CDS encoding FG-GAP repeat domain-containing protein, whose amino-acid sequence MSPPRRATGRCARRLATPACLAALALASLLALVAAPDARAAARGTSVVLPLPRSGDLTYGVAQVRIGRTKAPRAGGGARIFRANVGGLKVRAGSRGWSARAKTTDVRVAVTRVTGGSSRLRNVVFLIARRRDGSRPKTGGTVRFTIANASPVVKSFWVHRVGKGGRADIFRTPNAISTALHNWSKYLIALKAAQALSAAHNPVDATGELASKGRATARTVKLHTAGTRVSGRAMTVLRMLYGTVGDRNAFQATKRSPLATQFIARDLRNPALARRWAKVVGVLPDAVPDRYAASAQQEAKFGNVSAPRISRHRVVIADTTNAASQAAIETPRVSGDTVPGAPVEVRFAGTGVGLVYFQGDGGQICRTTCSAFYTSGQRVRIEAHAGVASELASWQGCTGGTTGDNHGIRGYVCNLIIDATKVEPKRALIVTFNATTPTPPPAPEPPRGFTEVPPAGGSSSGGGSSSGGGGGTPSSPFRAVVQYPATSHPVGVGLADFNGDGAQDAAVPEDALDPGAADDVQVRAGSLSSPGHPNGTFGAAASVALGTSADPTGAVTSDFDGNGFPDVAVSLSRTQNGAGDDAVALIPSTGAGGLSSSASFSATGPGAADIAAGDLNDDGYPDLVTASSTGPSSTGYASVTLNRGAAAPPRFAAPQQVPSGGTDAGSVAVGDLDGDLKPDVVVGNLGDGTVTVLRNTTASGVTTASFAAPQTVLGTPSDRYPLDVQVADVDDDGRADIVVANHVQGSVTVVRNTTTTPAAPTFTSATYPSAGGDPLGQNPTGVAVADFDADGRPDVALSNFVSDNVSLLLGTGGGGLAGAVHQAAGAGPRGLASATLDDNARPDLVVADFGRYPDGSGNGETMGSIGVMLAP is encoded by the coding sequence GTGTCTCCGCCTCGTCGCGCGACAGGTCGTTGCGCGCGCCGACTCGCCACGCCGGCGTGCCTCGCCGCTCTGGCGCTGGCCTCGCTGCTCGCCCTCGTCGCGGCGCCTGACGCACGCGCCGCGGCGCGCGGCACGTCCGTCGTGCTTCCCCTCCCGCGCTCGGGCGACCTCACCTACGGCGTCGCCCAGGTCCGGATCGGTCGTACGAAGGCGCCTCGTGCCGGCGGCGGGGCCCGCATCTTCCGGGCGAACGTCGGCGGGCTGAAGGTCCGCGCCGGGTCGCGCGGGTGGTCCGCGCGTGCGAAGACCACCGACGTGCGCGTCGCCGTGACGCGCGTGACGGGCGGCAGCTCGCGCCTGCGGAACGTCGTCTTCCTGATCGCGCGGCGCCGCGACGGCTCCCGGCCGAAGACCGGCGGCACGGTCCGCTTCACGATCGCCAACGCCTCCCCGGTCGTGAAGTCGTTCTGGGTGCACCGGGTCGGCAAGGGTGGCCGAGCGGACATCTTCCGCACGCCGAACGCGATCTCCACCGCGCTGCACAACTGGTCGAAGTACCTCATCGCCCTGAAGGCGGCGCAGGCGCTGTCGGCGGCGCACAACCCGGTCGACGCGACCGGCGAGCTCGCGTCCAAGGGACGGGCGACGGCGCGCACCGTGAAGCTGCACACCGCCGGCACGCGTGTGAGCGGTCGCGCCATGACCGTGCTGCGCATGCTGTACGGCACCGTCGGAGACCGCAACGCCTTCCAGGCGACGAAGCGCAGCCCGCTGGCCACGCAGTTCATCGCCCGCGATCTCCGCAACCCGGCGCTCGCCCGCCGGTGGGCGAAGGTCGTCGGCGTGCTGCCGGACGCCGTGCCCGACCGCTACGCCGCCTCGGCGCAGCAGGAGGCGAAGTTCGGCAACGTGTCGGCGCCGCGCATCTCGCGCCACCGCGTCGTCATCGCGGACACCACCAACGCCGCGTCCCAGGCCGCCATCGAGACGCCGCGCGTGTCGGGCGACACCGTGCCCGGCGCTCCGGTCGAGGTTCGCTTCGCGGGCACGGGCGTGGGCCTCGTCTACTTCCAGGGCGACGGCGGCCAGATCTGCCGGACGACGTGCTCCGCCTTCTACACGTCGGGCCAGAGGGTGCGCATCGAGGCGCACGCCGGCGTCGCGTCGGAGCTCGCGTCGTGGCAGGGCTGCACGGGCGGCACGACCGGCGACAACCACGGCATCCGCGGCTACGTGTGCAACCTGATCATCGACGCGACGAAGGTCGAGCCCAAGCGGGCGCTCATCGTCACGTTCAACGCCACGACGCCCACGCCGCCGCCGGCGCCTGAGCCGCCTCGCGGCTTCACCGAGGTGCCTCCGGCGGGCGGCTCGTCGTCGGGCGGCGGCTCGTCGTCCGGCGGTGGCGGCGGCACGCCGTCCTCCCCGTTCCGGGCGGTCGTCCAGTACCCCGCCACCTCCCATCCCGTGGGCGTCGGGCTCGCCGACTTCAACGGCGACGGCGCGCAGGACGCGGCGGTGCCCGAGGACGCGCTGGACCCGGGCGCGGCGGACGACGTCCAGGTGCGCGCCGGGAGCCTGAGCTCCCCGGGCCATCCGAACGGCACGTTCGGCGCCGCGGCGTCGGTCGCCCTCGGCACGAGCGCCGATCCGACGGGCGCGGTGACGTCGGACTTCGACGGCAACGGCTTTCCCGACGTCGCCGTGTCGCTGTCGCGGACGCAGAACGGGGCCGGCGACGACGCCGTCGCGCTGATTCCCAGCACCGGCGCCGGCGGTCTGAGCTCGAGCGCGAGCTTCTCCGCCACCGGGCCCGGTGCGGCGGACATCGCCGCCGGCGACCTCAACGACGACGGCTATCCGGACCTCGTCACGGCGAGCTCCACGGGACCGTCCTCGACGGGGTACGCGTCCGTGACGCTCAACCGCGGGGCCGCCGCGCCGCCGCGCTTCGCCGCGCCGCAGCAGGTCCCGTCCGGCGGCACGGACGCCGGATCGGTGGCCGTCGGCGACCTCGACGGCGACCTCAAGCCCGATGTCGTGGTGGGCAACCTCGGCGACGGCACGGTGACCGTGCTGCGCAACACCACGGCGTCGGGTGTCACCACGGCGTCGTTCGCGGCGCCGCAGACCGTGCTCGGCACGCCGTCGGATCGCTATCCGCTCGACGTGCAGGTGGCCGACGTCGACGACGACGGCCGCGCCGACATCGTGGTCGCCAACCACGTCCAGGGCAGCGTGACGGTGGTGCGCAACACGACGACGACCCCCGCGGCGCCGACGTTCACGAGCGCCACGTACCCGTCCGCCGGCGGCGACCCGCTCGGCCAGAACCCGACCGGGGTCGCGGTGGCGGACTTCGACGCCGACGGCCGTCCGGACGTCGCCCTGTCGAACTTCGTCTCCGACAACGTGTCGCTGCTGCTCGGCACGGGCGGCGGAGGACTCGCGGGCGCCGTCCACCAGGCGGCGGGCGCCGGCCCGCGCGGACTGGCGTCGGCCACCCTCGACGACAACGCCCGTCCGGACCTCGTCGTGGCCGACTTCGGGCGCTACCCCGACGGCTCGGGCAACGGCGAGACGATGGGCAGCATCGGGGTGATGCTCGCGCCGTGA
- a CDS encoding CHRD domain-containing protein, producing the protein MSRKPLVAVVILAAAIPAGLAGAASSQKYDATLKGSSEVPKSSSKATGHAEFTIAPNGRSIRYEITAKGLTGPAQASHIHLGRPGQAGGVLISISTKPFSLPRAGRLTAKQFTAVGNVKTFAQAVRAMKAGRTYVNIHTMQFPAGEIRGQVRPHD; encoded by the coding sequence ATGTCGCGCAAGCCGCTCGTCGCCGTGGTCATCCTGGCTGCCGCGATCCCGGCCGGCCTGGCCGGCGCCGCGTCGTCGCAGAAGTACGACGCGACCCTGAAGGGCAGCTCGGAGGTCCCGAAGTCGAGCTCGAAGGCCACGGGACACGCCGAGTTCACGATCGCGCCGAACGGCAGGTCGATCAGATACGAGATCACCGCGAAGGGCCTGACCGGCCCGGCGCAGGCCTCGCACATCCACCTCGGCCGCCCCGGTCAGGCCGGCGGCGTCCTGATCTCGATCTCGACGAAGCCGTTCAGCCTCCCGCGCGCGGGCCGGCTGACGGCCAAGCAGTTCACCGCCGTCGGGAACGTCAAGACGTTCGCCCAGGCCGTTCGGGCCATGAAGGCCGGCCGGACGTACGTCAACATCCACACGATGCAGTTCCCGGCGGGCGAGATCCGCGGTCAGGTGCGCCCGCACGACTGA
- a CDS encoding acylphosphatase has product MAATAAIRARVTAEQPLGGALREDVAERAAALGVLGWVRAADDGGLQVHAEGDAASVDALAAFLSEDGRTVDVERVRREGHEQFAIRGVPAGVFVVQQHAATARHFDLRLEVGGVMRSWAVPKGPSLDPAVKRLAVEVEDHSMGHNDFEGRLGEGGVIVWDRGGYEQGGRVPWPEALDRGHAVFVLHGEKLRGGFALQRTRPGEKAQWLLVKRRDDDARPGSDIAAEAPGSVVSGRTLDEVLRG; this is encoded by the coding sequence ATGGCCGCGACCGCCGCGATCCGCGCCCGCGTCACCGCGGAGCAGCCGCTGGGCGGCGCCCTGCGAGAGGACGTCGCCGAGCGTGCCGCGGCGCTCGGCGTCCTGGGGTGGGTGCGGGCGGCCGACGACGGCGGGCTCCAGGTCCATGCCGAAGGTGACGCCGCGTCCGTCGACGCGCTCGCCGCGTTCCTGAGCGAGGACGGCCGGACGGTCGATGTCGAGCGCGTCCGCCGCGAGGGCCACGAGCAGTTCGCGATCCGCGGGGTGCCGGCGGGCGTGTTCGTGGTGCAGCAGCACGCCGCGACCGCCCGCCACTTCGACCTGCGCCTCGAGGTCGGCGGGGTCATGCGCTCGTGGGCGGTGCCGAAGGGGCCGTCGCTCGACCCGGCCGTCAAGCGCCTCGCCGTCGAGGTCGAGGACCACTCGATGGGCCACAACGACTTCGAGGGCCGGCTCGGCGAGGGCGGCGTGATCGTCTGGGACCGCGGCGGCTACGAGCAGGGCGGCCGGGTGCCGTGGCCGGAGGCGCTCGACCGCGGGCACGCCGTCTTCGTCCTACACGGCGAGAAGCTGCGCGGGGGATTCGCGCTGCAGCGCACGCGCCCGGGGGAGAAGGCGCAGTGGCTGCTCGTCAAGCGCCGCGACGACGACGCGCGCCCCGGCTCGGACATCGCCGCCGAGGCGCCCGGATCGGTCGTCAGCGGCCGTACGCTCGACGAGGTCCTACGCGGATGA
- a CDS encoding cupin domain-containing protein, giving the protein MVPEAKLEQTEAGLVPAGHGWFVLNAREARWIDRPRRGVNVPLTGWTEEEAEGYFPQIGVAIAVLGPGEPIGMYHWEADAEEFVVLSGEPLLLVEGQERALRRWDFVHCPPETRHMIVGAGDGPCVVLAIGARGHLDQGCNGGAYTVDPVAVRHGAGVREETDDARVAYAHLPPPGPVRYRAGWLPED; this is encoded by the coding sequence ATGGTCCCTGAGGCGAAGCTCGAGCAGACGGAGGCGGGGCTGGTCCCCGCCGGGCACGGATGGTTCGTGTTGAACGCGCGCGAGGCGCGGTGGATCGACCGCCCGCGGCGCGGGGTCAACGTGCCGCTGACCGGCTGGACCGAGGAGGAGGCGGAGGGCTACTTCCCGCAGATCGGCGTCGCGATCGCCGTGCTCGGCCCCGGCGAGCCGATCGGCATGTACCACTGGGAGGCCGATGCCGAGGAGTTCGTCGTGCTCTCGGGCGAGCCGCTGCTGCTCGTCGAGGGCCAGGAGCGGGCGCTGCGCCGGTGGGACTTCGTGCACTGCCCGCCCGAGACGCGGCACATGATCGTCGGAGCCGGCGACGGACCCTGCGTGGTCCTCGCGATCGGCGCCCGGGGCCACCTCGACCAGGGCTGCAACGGCGGGGCGTACACGGTCGATCCGGTCGCGGTGCGCCACGGCGCCGGGGTGCGGGAGGAGACCGACGACGCGAGGGTCGCCTACGCCCACCTGCCGCCGCCCGGCCCGGTGCGCTACCGGGCGGGCTGGCTGCCGGAGGATTGA